One genomic window of Glycine soja cultivar W05 chromosome 9, ASM419377v2, whole genome shotgun sequence includes the following:
- the LOC114367768 gene encoding aspartic proteinase CDR1-like, with protein sequence MTFAHEPLHLLLLLSLSTCCFSSTSTISSVKPQRLVSKLIHPGSVHHPHYKPNETAKDRMELDIQHSAARFAYIQARIEGSLVSNNEYKARVSPSLTGRTIMANISIGQPPIPQLVVMDTGSDILWVMCTPCTNCDNHLGLLFDPSMSSTFSPLCKTPCDFKGCSRCDPIPFTVTYADNSTASGMFGRDTVVFETTDEGTSRIPDVLFGCGHNIGQDTDPGHNGILGLNNGPDSLATKIGQKFSYCIGDLADPYYNYHQLILGEGADLEGYSTPFEVYNGFYYVTMEGISVGEKRLDIAPETFEMKKNRTGGVIIDTGSTITFLVDSVHRLLSKEVRNLLGWSFRQTTIEKSPWMQCFYGSISRDLVGFPVVTFHFADGADLALDSGSFFNQLNDNVFCMTVGPVSSLNLKSKPSLIGLLAQQSYSVGYDLVNQFVYFQRIDCELLSG encoded by the coding sequence ATGACATTTGCACATGAACCATTGCATCTTCTTTTGCTGTTATCCTTATCAACATGTTGTTTCTCATCAACTAGCACCATTTCATCTGTTAAACCTCAGAGACTGGTCTCCAAACTCATTCACCCTGGCTCAGTTCACCATCCCCACTATAAGCCAAATGAAACCGCCAAAGACCGAATGGAGCTCGATATCCAACACTCGGCTGCACGTTTCGCTTATATACAAGCAAGGATAGAAGGTTCTTTGGTCTCTAATAATGAGTACAAAGCTAGAGTTTCTCCCTCCTTAACTGGTAGAACCATAATGGCCAATATCTCAATAGGCCAACCCCCCATACCACAACTAGTAGTTATGGACACTGGCAGTGACATCTTGTGGGTCATGTGCACCCCTTGCACAAACTGTGACAATCATTTAGGTCTACTCTTTGACCCCTCAATGTCTTCCACATTTTCCCCACTATGCAAAACACCCTGTGACTTCAAGGGATGTAGTAGATGTGACCCTATTCCATTTACCGTCACTTATGCAGACAACTCCACTGCTTCAGGAATGTTTGGCCGTGACACGGTTGTCTTTGAGACAACTGATGAAGGTACCTCTCGGATACCGGATGTACTATTTGGATGTGGCCACAACATCGGACAAGATACAGATCCAGGGCACAATGGAATACTAGGACTAAACAATGGACCTGACTCTTTGGCAACAAAAATCGGACAAAAGTTTTCATACTGCATTGGCGACCTGGCTGATCCATATTACAATTATCACCAACTGATATTAGGTGAAGGGGCAGATCTTGAAGGCTATTCCACACCTTTTGAAGTGTACAATGGATTTTATTATGTCACCATGGAAGGCATAAGTGTAGGGGAAAAAAGGCTTGACATAGCTCCAGAAActtttgaaatgaaaaagaatagaaCAGGTGGAGTCATCATTGACACAGGAAGCACTATCACCTTCCTAGTTGATAGTGTTCATAGATTACTATCCAAAGAAGTTAGAAATCTCCTTGGTTGGTCCTTTAGACAAACTACAATTGAAAAATCCCCATGGATGCAGTGCTTTTATGGGAGTATAAGTAGAGATCTAGTTGGATTTCCTGTGGTTACATTCCATTTTGCTGATGGAGCAGATTTGGCTTTGGATTCGGGAAGCTTTTTTAATCAACTCAATGATAACGTGTTTTGCATGACTGTAGGTCCAGTCAGTAGCCTTAACCTTAAAAGTAAGCCTTCCCTTATTGGATTGTTAGCCCAACAGAGTTACAGTGTGGGATATGACCTGGTTAATCAATTTGTTTACTTCCAAAGAATTGATTGTGAACTTCTTAGTGGTTGA
- the LOC114425413 gene encoding defensin-like protein 183 — MVHRISNYVPLFIILILLVTVQKQVEGLTCSRYFGLCSDTRNCDLRCKARNKHAEGHCDDDFNCTCIYPCDSPQPNKDTEPIRKCTSGLGLCSVDHCYDDCCNSKCAKQFKEGIGHCEIVGSMGTILCTCDYVC; from the exons ATGGTGCACCGCATCTCAAACTATGTTCCTCTCTTCatcattttgattcttttggtAACAG TGCAAAAACAAGTGGAAGGATTGACATGTTCGAGATATTTCGGTTTATGTTCCGACACGAGAAATTGTGATCTTAGGTGTAAAGCCCGCAATAAGCATGCAGAGGGGCACTGTGATGATGACTTCAACTGTACTTGTATTTACCCTTGTGACTCTCCTCAGCCAAATAAAGACACCGAGCCTATAAGGAAGTGCACTAGTGGCCTTGGACTTTGCAGTGTTGATCACTGCTATGATGATTGTTGCAATTCAAAATGTGCTAAACAATTCAAAGAGGGTATAGGACATTGTGAAATAGTGGGTTCGATGGGTACCATCTTGTGTACCTGTGATTATGTCTGCtga
- the LOC114367767 gene encoding nodal modulator 1-like gives MTQSLHSDGAVTHKKLDLEHRMLEKCKTVSVTDDNCQVYIPTFSCQLGVYIEGSVSPPLSGVHIRVFAAGDSSITTLKSGELVLETTTGIDGSFVTGPLYDDIGYNVEASKSGYHLKQVAPHSFTCQKLSQISVHIHHKDDSKEPIPSVLLSLSGDNGYRNNSVSGAGRTFLFDNLFPGMFYLRPVLKSKLSGNYVRIVQSEYSESRQRTLDRAYDEIKYLSFGLGVNDERMAEQALTFYKVANFFTSVLA, from the exons ATGACGCAATCCCTCCACAGTGATGGAGCTGTTACACATAAGAAATTGGACTTGGAACACAGAATGCTTGAAAAATGTAAAACT GTATCAGTGACTGATGATAATTGTCAAGTTTATATTCCTACATTTTCTTGTCAACTGGGTGTATATATTGAAGGATCAGTTTCACCTCCTCTTTCTGGCGTCCATATAAGAGTTTTTGCTGCTGGAGATAGCAGCATTACTACACTTAAAAGTGGTGAATTGGTTCTTGAAACGACCACTGGTATTGATGGTTCCTTTGTGACAGGTCCTCTGTACGATGATATTGGTTACAATGTTGAGGCTTCAAAG TCTGGATATCATTTAAAACAAGTTGCGCCTCATTCTTTTACTTGTCAGAAGCTTAGTCAAATTTCAGTACACATACATCACAAAGATGATTCTAAAGAGCCCATTCCTTCCGTTCTGTTGTCTTTGAGTGGTGACAATGGTTATAGAAACAACTCAGTATCAGGAGCTGGTAGGACATTCCTGTTTGACAATTTGTTTCCTGGAATGTTTTATTTGCGTCCTGTTTTGAAG AGTAAATTATCGGGCAATTATGTAAGAATAGTTCAAAGTGAGTACTCTGAATCACGTCAAAGGACTTTAGATAGAG CTTatgatgaaattaaatatttaagttttgGCCTTGGAGTTAATGATGAACGTATGGCTGAACAAGCTTTGACCTTTTATAAA GTTgctaatttttttacatcagtGCTGGCGTAA
- the LOC114425375 gene encoding defensin-like protein 183: MVNRISNYVPLFIILIVLVTGQKQVEGYKCLTDMGLCDERITSSECDLRCKSHYNDGEGHCDNMNICNCIHHCVSPQPNKDTEPIRKCTSGLGLCSIDHCYDDCCNSKCAKQFKEGIGHCEIVGSMGTILCTCDYVC; encoded by the exons ATGGTGAACCGCATCTCAAACTATGTTCCTCTCTTCATCATTTTGATTGTTTTGGTAACAG GGCAAAAACAAGTGGAAGGATATAAATGTTTGACAGATATGGGTTTATGTGATGAACGTATCACCTCGAGTGAGTGTGATCTTAGATGTAAATCCCACTATAATGATGGAGAGGGGCACTGTGATAACATGAACATCTGTAATTGTATTCACCATTGTGTCTCTCCTCAGCCAAATAAAGACACCGAGCCTATAAGGAAGTGCACAAGTGGCCTTGGACTTTGCAGTATTGATCACTGCTATGATGATTGTTGCAATTCAAAATGTGCTAAACAATTCAAAGAGGGTATAGGACATTGTGAAATTGTGGGTTCGATGGGTACCATCTTATGTACCTGTGATTATGTCTGCtga
- the LOC114367769 gene encoding aspartic proteinase CDR1-like, producing MAFAYKPLHLLLLLSFSTCCFSSTSTVSSAKPRRLVSKLIHPGSVHHPHYKPNETAKDRMELDIEHSAARLAYIQARIEGSLVYNNDYTASVSPSLTGRTILVNLSIGQPSIPQLVVMDTGSDILWIMCNPCTNCDNHLGLLFDPSMSSTFSPLCKTPCGFKGCKCDPIPFTISYVDNSSASGTFGRDILVFETTDEGTSQISDVIIGCGHNIGFNSDPGYNGILGLNNGPNSLATQIGRKFSYCIGNLADPYYNYNQLRLGEGADLEGYSTPFEVYHGFYYVTMEGISVGEKRLDIALETFEMKRNGTGGVILDSGTTITYLVDSAHKLLYNEVRNLLKWSFRQVIFENAPWKLCYYGIISRDLVGFPVVTFHFVDGADLALDTGSFFSQRDDIFCMTVSPASILNTTISPSVIGLLAQQSYNVGYDLVNQFVYFQRIDCELLSG from the coding sequence ATGGCATTTGCATATAAACCATTGCATCTTCTTTTGCTGTTATCCTTCTCAACATGTTGTTTCTCATCAACTAGCACCGTTTCATCGGCTAAACCTCGGAGACTGGTCTCCAAACTCATTCACCCTGGCTCAGTTCACCATCCCCACTACAAGCCAAATGAAACAGCCAAAGACCGAATGGAACTCGATATCGAACACTCGGCTGCACGTTTAGCCTACATACAAGCGAGGATAGAAGGTTCTTTGGTCTATAATAATGACTACACAGCTAGTGTTTCTCCCTCCTTAACTGGCAGAACCATACTGGTCAATCTCTCAATAGGCCAACCCTCCATCCCACAACTAGTAGTTATGGACACTGGCAGTGACATCTTGTGGATCATGTGCAACCCTTGCACAAACTGTGACAACCATTTAGGTCTACTCTTTGACCCCTCAATGTCTTCCACCTTTTCCCCACTGTGCAAAACACCCTGTGGCTTCAAGGGCTGTAAATGTGACCCTATTCCTTTCACCATCTCTTATGTGGACAACTCCTCTGCCTCAGGAACATTTGGCCGCGACATTCTTGTCTTCGAGACAACAGATGAAGGTACCTCTCAGATATCTGATGTAATAATTGGATGTGGTCACAACATCGGATTTAATTCGGATCCCGGGTACAATGGAATACTAGGACTAAACAATGGACCTAACTCTTTGGCAACACAAATTGGCCGAAAGTTCTCTTACTGCATAGGCAACCTGGCTGATCCATATTACAATTACAACCAATTGAGACTAGGTGAAGGGGCAGATCTTGAAGGCTATTCCACACCTTTTGAAGTGTACCATGGCTTTTATTATGTCACCATGGAAGGCATAAGTGTAGGGGAAAAAAGGCTTGACATAGCTCTAGAAACATTTGAGATGAAAAGGAATGGCACAGGTGGAGTGATCCTTGACTCAGGGACCACTATCACCTACCTAGTTGACAGTGCGCATAAATTACTATACAATGAAGTTAGAAATCTCCTTAAATGGTCCTTTAGACAAGTTATATTTGAAAATGCTCCATGGAAGCTGTGTTATTATGGGATTATAAGTAGAGATCTAGTTGGGTTTCCAGTGGTTACATTCCATTTTGTTGATGGAGCAGATTTGGCTTTGGACACAGGAAGCTTTTTTAGTCAACGCGATGACATATTTTGCATGACTGTAAGTCCAGCCAGCATCCTTAACACTACAATTAGTCCTTCAGTTATTGGATTGCTAGCCCAGCAGAGCTACAACGTGGGATATGACCTAGTTAATCAATTTGTTTACTTCCAAAGAATTGATTGTGAACTTCTTAGCGGTTGA